GTCGACGAACTGCCCCTGGAGCAGGTGACGAAGCAGCTCAACAAGCTCGTCAACGTCCTGAAGATCGTCGAACTGGAGCCGGGCTCCGCCGTTCAGCGGGAACTCGTTCTGGTGAAGGTGCGCGCCGACAACGAGACGCGCTCCCAGATCGTCGAGATCGTCCAGCTGTTCCGCGCCAAGACCGTCGACGTCTCCCCGGAGGCCGTCACCATCGAGGCCACCGGGTCCAGCGACAAGCTGTCCGCCATGCTCAAGATGCTGGAGCCGTTCGGCATCAAGGAGCTGGTCCAGTCCGGCACGATCGCGATCGGCCGCGGTGCCCGTTCGATCACGGACCGCTCGCTGCGCGCCCTGGACCGATCGGCCTGACGCGTCGAACGGGCGGCCGACGACGCGCGGCCGCCCGTATGCCGAGACCCGCAGACCTTCATTCCGCCCGCCGTCATACGGTGGGACGCAACACCTGCACTCAAGGAGAGAACCCAAAGTGGCCGAGCTGTTCTACGACGCTGACGCCGACCTGTCCATCATCCAGGGCCGCAAGGTCGCGGTCATCGGCTACGGCAGCCAGGGCCACGCCCACGCGCTGTCCCTGCGCGACTCGGGCGCGGACGTCCGCGTCGGTCTGCACGAGGGCTCCAAGTCCAAGGCGAAGGCCGAGGAGCAGGGCCTGCGCGTGGTGACCCCCTCGGAGGCCGCCGCCGAGGCCGACGTCATCATGATCCTCGTCCCGGACCCGATCCAGGCCCAGGTCTACGAGGACCACATCAAGGACAACCTCAAGGACGGCGACGCGCTGTTCTTCGGTCACGGCCTGAACATCCGCTTCGGCTTCATCAAGCCCCCGGCCGGCGTCGACGTCTGCATGGTCGCCCCCAAGGGCCCGGGCCACCTGGTCCGCCGCCAGTACGAGGAGGGCCGCGGCGTTCCGTGTATCGCCGCCGTCGAGCAGGACGCCACGGGCAACGCGTTCGCGCTGGCGCTGTCGTACGCCAAGGGCATCGGCGGCACCCGCGCCGGCGTCATCAAGACGACCTTCACCGAGGAGACCGAGACCGACCTCTTCGGCGAGCAGGCCGTTCTCTGCGGTGGTACGGCCGCGCTGGTCAAGGCCGGTTTCGAGACGCTGACCGAGGCCGGCTACCAGCCGGAGATCGCGTACTTCGAGTGCCTGCACGAGCTGAAGCTGATCGTCGACCTCATGTACGAGGGCGGCCTGGAGAAGATGCGCTGGTCGATCTCCGAGACCGCCGAGTGGGGCGACTACGTCACCGGTCCCCGCATCATCACGGACGCCACCAAGGCCGAGATGAAGAAGGTCCTCGCCGAGATCCAGGACGGCACCTTCGCCCAGCAGTGGATGGACGAGTACCACGGCGGTCTGAAGAAGTACAACGAGTACAAGACCCAGGACTCCGAGCACCTGCTGGAGACCACGGGCAAGGAGCTGCGCAAGCTCATGAGCTGGGTCAACGACGAAGAGGCGTGATCCGAGGGGCCGGTCACGGCGGGGTTCACCCGGTGCCGTGACCGGCCTCGTTTTCACGTCCGGGTGACCTTTCCCCGGTGGCGTGGGACGACGCCCCCGGCGCCACTACACTGCTGCACTACATACGCGTCGGGCCCACAGCGTCGTGCGTCTTCCACGCGGACACCACCCTCCACCGCCTGCGGCCGTCGGGACGGCCGTCCGCAGCATTGGATTTGTGAGGACTCACGTGAGCTCGAAACCAGTCGTACTGATCGCTGAAGAGCTGTCGCCCGCCACCGTCGACGCGCTGGGCCCGGACTTCGAGATCCGGAACGTCAACGGAGCGGACCGAGCCGAACTGCTCCCCGCCATCGCCGATGTCGACGCGATCCTGATCCGCTCGGCCACCAAGGTCGACGCCGAGGCGATCGCCGCCGCGAAGAAGCTGAAGGTCGTCGCGCGCGCCGGCGTCGGCCTGGACAACGTGGACGTCTCCGCCGCCACCAAGGCCGGCGTGATGGTCGTCAACGCCCCCACCTCGAACATCGTGACCGCCGCCGAGCTGGCCTGCGGTCTGCTCCTCGCCACCGCCCGCCACATCCCGCAGGCGAACACGGCGCTGAAGAACGGCGAGTGGAAGCGCAGCAAGTACACGGGCGTGGAGCTGGCCGAGAAGACCCTCGGTGTCGTCGGCCTCGGCCGCATCGGCGCCCTGGTCGCCCAGCGCATGTCCGCCTTCGGCATGAAGGTCGTCGCCTACGACCCCTACGTGCAGCCCGCGCGCGCCGCGCAGATGGGCGTGAAGGTCCTGTCGCTGGACGAGCTGCTGGAGGTCTCCGACTTCATCACCGTCCACCTGCCGAAGACCCCCGAGACGGTCGGCCTGATCGGCGCCGAGGCGCTGCAGAAGGTCAAGCCCTCGGTGCGCATCGTCAACGCCGCGCGCGGCGGGATCGTCGACGAGGCCGCGCTGTACTCGGCGCTCAAGGAGGGCCGCGTCGCCGGCGCCGGCCTCGACGTGTACGCCAAGGAGCCCTGCACCGACTCGCCGCTGTTCGAGCTGGACGAGGTCGTCTGCACCCCGCACCTGGGCGCCTCCACCGACGAGGCCCAGGAGAAGGCCGGTATCGCCGTGGCCCGCTCCGTGCGCCTCGCCCTCGCCGGTGAGCTGGTCCCGGACGCGGTGAACGTGCAGGGCGGTGTCATCGCCGAGGACGTCAAGCCGGGTCTGCCGCTCGCCGAGCGGCTCGGCCGGATCTTCACCGCGCTCGCCGGTGAGGTCGCGGTCCGCCTCGACGTCGAGGTGTACGGCGAGATCACCCAGCACGATGTGAAGGTGCTGGAGCTGTCCGCGCTCAAGGGTGTCTTCGAGGACGTCGTCGACGAGACGGTGTCGTACGTCAACGCTCCGCTGTTCGCGCAGGAGCGCGGCGTGGAGGTGCGGCTGACGACGTCGTCCGAGTCGCCGGACCACCGCAATGTCGTCACCGTGCGCGGCACGCTCGGCAGCGGCGAGGAGGTGTCGGTGTCCGGGACGCTTGCCGGGCCGAAGCACCACCAGAAGATCGTCGCGGTCGGTGAGTACGACGTGGATCTCGCGCTCGCCGACCACATGGTCGTCCTCAGCTACGTGGACCGGCCCGGTGTCGTCGGCACCGTGGGGCGGGTCTTCGGTGAGGCCGGTATCAACATCGCCGGGATGCAGGTCGCGCGTTCCGCGGCCGGTGGGGAGGCGCTGGCGGTGTTGACGGTGGACGACACGGTGCCGCCGGCGGTGCTTGCCGAGGTCGCCGAGGAGATCGGGGCGACGTCGGCGCGGTCGGTCAACCTGGTCTGAGGTCGCTGTTCCGCTGGGGCGGGGCCTGGTCGCCTGTGGGTGGCTGGGCCCCGCCTTTTGCGCCCCCGCCGCCCCTACCCGTCCCATCCCCAAGGGGCTGCGCCCCTTTGACCCCCATGCGTCCGTCCGGTGGGGCTTCTCGCGCAGTTCCCCGCGCCCCTGAAAAAAGCGGGGCTGCGCCCCGGCTTTTTTCAGGCCCGCAGGGCCTGTCGCTTTTAGGGGCGCGGGGAACTGCGCGACCAGCCCCCACGCACCCGCACCCGACAACCCACCCCCGGCCGCATGCCAGGATGGCCGCGTGGCTCAGAGCATCGTGCACGCGCCGTTCGTCGGGCGGGACACCGAGATGGCCCGGCTGCGGGACATGCTGGACCGGGCCGGCGCCGGGGAGCCCCGGGCCGTGCTGGTCGCGGGGGACGCGGGGGTCGGGAAGAGCCGGACCCTGGCGGAGGCCGCGGCGTACGCGGCACGCAACGGCACCGTCGTCCTCACCGGCCACTGCGTCGACCTCGGCGACGTCGGCCTGCCCTATCTCCCGTTCACCGAGATCCTCGGCGCCCTCGCCGCCGACGAGCGCTTCGCGCCGCTGCTGGAGGCGCACCCGGCCACCGCACGCCTCCTCGGCGGCGGAGCGGACGGCAGCGACCGGCTCCAGCTCTTCGAGGGCGTCGCCGCGCTGCTGACGGACCTCGCCGGCACGACGCCCGTCCTGCTCGTGCTGGAGGACCTGCACTGGGCCGACCAGTCCTCGCGGGACCTGCTGCGCTTCCTGCTCAGCCGACCCGTGCTCCAGCGGCCCACCCCCGGCGCCCCCGCCCACCGGCTCGCCGTCTTCGCCTCGTACCGCGCGGACGATCTGCACCGTCGCCACCCGCTGCGCCCCCTGCTCGCCGAACTGGTGCGGCTGCCCGCCGTGGAACGGCTGGAGCTGAGGCCGATGCCGGACACGGAGGTGGCCCGGCTGGTGCGCTCGCTGCGCGCCGAGCCGCTGCCCGAGGCGACGGTGGGCCGGATCGTCGAGCGGGCGGAGGGCAACGCGTTCTACGCGGAGGAGTTGCTGGCCGCGACGGCGGAGGAGCCCGGCGCGGTGCTGCCGAGCGGGCTGGCCGACGTGCTGCTGATCCGGATCGAGCAACTGCCCGGCGCGGCCCAGCAGGTGCTGCGCACGGCCGCGGTCGCGGGCCGCAGGGTCGAGCACGAGCTGCTGCGGGACGCCGTGCAACTCTCCGACGACGAGCTGGAGTCGGCGCTGCGCGAGGCGGTCGGCCGCCAACTGCTGCTGCCGGGCGAGGGATCGACGTACGAGTTCCGGCACGCCCTCACCCGGGAGGCCGTCTACGCGGATCTGCTGCCGGGCGAACGGGTCCGGCTGCACGGGGTGTTCGCCAAGCTGCTGGCCCGCCGGGGGCGGGCGGGGGAGAGCGCCGAGCGTGCCCACCACTCGCGCGAGAGCCATGACCTCGCCGACGCGCTGACGGCGTCCGTCGAGGCCGCCGACCACGCGCACGGCATCGGGGCGCCCGCCGAGGAACTGCGGCAGTTGGAGGGCGCCCTGGACCTGTGGTCGTCCGTGGACGCCGGGGCACGGCCCCGGGACCTGGACCCGGTGACCCTGACCCTGCGCGCCTCGGCCGCCGCCGCGCGGGCCGGGGAGAACCACCGCGCGGTCTCCCTCTCCCGTTCGGCGCTCGCCGGAGCGGGCCCGGACGCGGACTCCGAGCTGGCCGCCCGGGTGCGCTACACCCTCGCCGGCGACCTGATGCGCGTGGACCATCTTCAGGCCGCGTTCCGGTACAGCAGCGAGGCGCTGGCGATGATCCCCGCCGAGCCGCCGTCCCGTACCTGGGTGTGGGCGGCGGCCACGCATGTGATGGCGGCGCGGTACGTGGGGGAGGACGAGGAGGCCGGGCGGGTGGCGAGGGAGGCGCTCGCCGTCGCCGAGCGTCTCGGACTGGCCGACGCACAGGCCGATCTGGTCATCTCCGTGGTGGGCCTCGACCCCCGGAGCAACCGGCGTACGCCGCGGGGCCGGGCGCGGCTGCGTGACGCCCGCGAGCTGGCCCGTGGCGCGGGCAACGTCCCGGTGGAGATGCGGGCCCTGTTCAACCTGGCCGTCGGCTGTTTCGAATCCGGCGACCTCGACGACTGCCTCGCCTGGCTCTCCGAGGGGCTGGACCGGGCGGGCCGCACCGGCCTGCTCTCCTCCCCGTACCCGGTGGAGATGCGGTACCTCCACTCCCTCTGTCTCTACACGCTGGGCCGCTGGGACGAGTGCCTCCGCTCGGCCGCCGACGCCGACCGGCTGCCCGCGGACGCCGGCTACGCGGTGGGTCCCGCCCTGTACGTCGCCCTCGCCCGGGGTGACGAACAGGGCGCCGTCGACCGGGCGCGCGCGCTCCTGGAGGGGCAGTACGACTTCATGGCGGCCCTGGTCGCGGGCATCACGCTCGTCGAGGCGGCCGTCCTGCGGCACGATCCCCAGGCGGCGGTCGCGCAGTTCCGCGCGAGTGTCGCCACCCTCACCGAGCAGGTGGGGGCCCGGCCCGACGCGACCGTGCGGCTCGCCGCGCTCACGCTCGGGGCGATCGCGGACGCGGTGGCGGAGCGGCGGTCGGCCGGGGACGAGGAGGCGGTGCGGCGCTGGACCGCCACGGCCGAGGAGTTGGTGCGGGCCGCGAGGGACACGGCCGCCGTGGGGGAGGACGGGAGCGAGCAGGGCCCCGAGGGGCTGGCCTGGCTGGCGCGGGCCGAGGCGGAGTGGACGCGGGTGCGTACCGGCCCCGAGGTGGACGTCTGGCGCGGGGCGGTGGACGCGTTCGCGTTCGGTGATCCGTACGAGTCGGCCCGTTGCCGGCTGCGGCTGGCGGAGGCGTTGCTGGCGGCGGGGGCGCGGGAGGAGGCGGAGGCCGAGGCGCGGGCGGTGGGGGAGACCGCCGACCGGCTGGGCGCCGTGCCGCTGCGCGCCGCCCTGGACGCGTTGGCCCGGCGGGGACGGTTGGGCGAGGCACCGGGAGGCGGGGAGGTGCCCGCGCTGACCGCGCGGGAGAGCGATGTCCTGCGGCTGCTCGCGCTCGGCCGGACCAACCGGCAGATCGGCGAGGAGCTGTTCATCACCGGGAAGACCGCGAGCGTCCATGTGTCCAACATCCTGGCCAAGCTGGGGGCGACGAGCCGTACGGAGGCGGTGGCCGTCGCCTACCGGCAGGGGCTGATCACCACCGGCTCGCCGACCTGACCGCTGATCGCCGGAACCGCGCGGGGCATGGGACGTATGTGTAAAACGTGCGTCTTGGACGCTTGTTCAGGCGCGCGGTTACGCTGACCCCATGGGACACCGTGAGGATCTGCTCGAAGGCGCCAAGCGTTGCCTGCTGGAGAAGGGGTTCGCGCGGACGACCGCGCGCGACGTCGTCAGGGAGTCGGGGACGAACCTGGCGTCCATCG
This genomic stretch from Streptomyces deccanensis harbors:
- the ilvN gene encoding acetolactate synthase small subunit encodes the protein MSKHTLSVLVENTPGILARIAALFSRRGFNIDSLAVGVTEHPEISRITIVVTVVDELPLEQVTKQLNKLVNVLKIVELEPGSAVQRELVLVKVRADNETRSQIVEIVQLFRAKTVDVSPEAVTIEATGSSDKLSAMLKMLEPFGIKELVQSGTIAIGRGARSITDRSLRALDRSA
- the ilvC gene encoding ketol-acid reductoisomerase; its protein translation is MAELFYDADADLSIIQGRKVAVIGYGSQGHAHALSLRDSGADVRVGLHEGSKSKAKAEEQGLRVVTPSEAAAEADVIMILVPDPIQAQVYEDHIKDNLKDGDALFFGHGLNIRFGFIKPPAGVDVCMVAPKGPGHLVRRQYEEGRGVPCIAAVEQDATGNAFALALSYAKGIGGTRAGVIKTTFTEETETDLFGEQAVLCGGTAALVKAGFETLTEAGYQPEIAYFECLHELKLIVDLMYEGGLEKMRWSISETAEWGDYVTGPRIITDATKAEMKKVLAEIQDGTFAQQWMDEYHGGLKKYNEYKTQDSEHLLETTGKELRKLMSWVNDEEA
- the serA gene encoding phosphoglycerate dehydrogenase; translation: MSSKPVVLIAEELSPATVDALGPDFEIRNVNGADRAELLPAIADVDAILIRSATKVDAEAIAAAKKLKVVARAGVGLDNVDVSAATKAGVMVVNAPTSNIVTAAELACGLLLATARHIPQANTALKNGEWKRSKYTGVELAEKTLGVVGLGRIGALVAQRMSAFGMKVVAYDPYVQPARAAQMGVKVLSLDELLEVSDFITVHLPKTPETVGLIGAEALQKVKPSVRIVNAARGGIVDEAALYSALKEGRVAGAGLDVYAKEPCTDSPLFELDEVVCTPHLGASTDEAQEKAGIAVARSVRLALAGELVPDAVNVQGGVIAEDVKPGLPLAERLGRIFTALAGEVAVRLDVEVYGEITQHDVKVLELSALKGVFEDVVDETVSYVNAPLFAQERGVEVRLTTSSESPDHRNVVTVRGTLGSGEEVSVSGTLAGPKHHQKIVAVGEYDVDLALADHMVVLSYVDRPGVVGTVGRVFGEAGINIAGMQVARSAAGGEALAVLTVDDTVPPAVLAEVAEEIGATSARSVNLV
- a CDS encoding helix-turn-helix transcriptional regulator → MAQSIVHAPFVGRDTEMARLRDMLDRAGAGEPRAVLVAGDAGVGKSRTLAEAAAYAARNGTVVLTGHCVDLGDVGLPYLPFTEILGALAADERFAPLLEAHPATARLLGGGADGSDRLQLFEGVAALLTDLAGTTPVLLVLEDLHWADQSSRDLLRFLLSRPVLQRPTPGAPAHRLAVFASYRADDLHRRHPLRPLLAELVRLPAVERLELRPMPDTEVARLVRSLRAEPLPEATVGRIVERAEGNAFYAEELLAATAEEPGAVLPSGLADVLLIRIEQLPGAAQQVLRTAAVAGRRVEHELLRDAVQLSDDELESALREAVGRQLLLPGEGSTYEFRHALTREAVYADLLPGERVRLHGVFAKLLARRGRAGESAERAHHSRESHDLADALTASVEAADHAHGIGAPAEELRQLEGALDLWSSVDAGARPRDLDPVTLTLRASAAAARAGENHRAVSLSRSALAGAGPDADSELAARVRYTLAGDLMRVDHLQAAFRYSSEALAMIPAEPPSRTWVWAAATHVMAARYVGEDEEAGRVAREALAVAERLGLADAQADLVISVVGLDPRSNRRTPRGRARLRDARELARGAGNVPVEMRALFNLAVGCFESGDLDDCLAWLSEGLDRAGRTGLLSSPYPVEMRYLHSLCLYTLGRWDECLRSAADADRLPADAGYAVGPALYVALARGDEQGAVDRARALLEGQYDFMAALVAGITLVEAAVLRHDPQAAVAQFRASVATLTEQVGARPDATVRLAALTLGAIADAVAERRSAGDEEAVRRWTATAEELVRAARDTAAVGEDGSEQGPEGLAWLARAEAEWTRVRTGPEVDVWRGAVDAFAFGDPYESARCRLRLAEALLAAGAREEAEAEARAVGETADRLGAVPLRAALDALARRGRLGEAPGGGEVPALTARESDVLRLLALGRTNRQIGEELFITGKTASVHVSNILAKLGATSRTEAVAVAYRQGLITTGSPT